A single region of the Neodiprion pinetum isolate iyNeoPine1 chromosome 5, iyNeoPine1.2, whole genome shotgun sequence genome encodes:
- the LOC124220067 gene encoding ATP-binding cassette sub-family C member 4-like, which yields MNTSEREGKKCPEETSNVLSNLFFWWMVPIFRKGAKSNLQITDLCDPPKFDESEGLGDRLEREWRKELKRSSDKSESKPSLFRALCRAFWVPFSLQGAIIFCKEMVACMMVPVLQGKVISYFDPGQKLMDRQQALIYAGLLVLLTLVNVLIDHNYYARTFELGMRFRVACSALMYRKVLRLNQSAFGRTAEGQITNLISNDVARFDIVLPLLNFIWIVPMQVLLLGYMMWQFVGEAALVGIGVMIMQTMPVQGYLSHIAGILRAKIAVKTDERVQLMSELVSGIQVVKMYSWEKPFQTLVSKTRALEIKLIRYTSYLNGILMGVTVFSDRVTLFLTLVTFVLSGNTLNAKLTYTLATLFNLLQLACAFRFPMVLIMIGETRVTLERITKFLLLDEVEPSKESEFSADNGRLANEKYTINETRLQNGNRTEMESLLTNRMGYVESSGKLIIEKTKVGEQIERGVEIEMVNVFANWVHDQLPPTLHEVSLKIKRHSLSVLVGPVGSGKSSLLHLLLGEISVRAGGLSLFSGENTEKTEIGRRDIQISYASQNPWIFPATIRENIIFGQSYDKKRYQKVTEVCALVRDFAQLPQGDLSQAGERGVCLSGGQKARVNLARALYREADLYLLDDPLSAVDSHVGNHLFKECIQEFLKNKTRILVTHQLQYLRQADTVIVLNRGTVKCQGTYEELAQMNPDVLASKQSEESDEPKQVKNTDEENMEDEEITSSVNDQATELSESKENLEDVDEEEVVTGKITSEVYKRYFLAGGNPCSLIFITATIIIAQVTANTSDYWLTYWTNQDSLRSVGDNTSCSNHTRHDDQETQWFDKYGLLRRNVAIYVYTAIIVTCVFFLLLRSIFCVRVCMNASCNIHDYMFENLLRAPMKFFNANPSGRILNRFSKDVGVMDEQIPRTLIDVVQTITLTMGIFTMVAIINPWTIIPVIISGVIFYVIRIYYLRTARDIKRLEGVVKSPVFTHIKSTLDGLTTIRSGGPMVGEMLRKEFDQLQNVHSGAWYLIIIASSAFGLVLDLVSSSYMAFVCFAFILIDNGNILGGSVGLAISQSLTLNGMVQWGIRRSTELVSQMVSVERLLQYTDIPKEGPFTTDKPPPTTWPSNGGLVFKGVSMKYAEDKPPVLRDLTVTIEPGWKIGIVGRTGAGKSSLVSALFRLNGDGLDGEILLDGINTKSIGLHELRPHISVIPQEPILFSASLRYNLDPFNEYSDDELWDSLREVELGDTVQSLDFKVAEGGSNFSVGQRQLICLARAIIRNKQLLVLDEATANIDRSTDALIQNTIKRKFAHCTVLTIAHRLNTIMDSDRVLVMEEGCIVEFGPPHLLLKNHNGQFFQMLQQTGTATAAKLSQTAERSYFLNSKCKKVMER from the exons ATGAACACCAGtgaaagagagggaaaaaaatgtccaGAGGAAACTTCAAACGTATTGAGTAACCTGTTTTTCTG GTGGATGGTACCGATTTTCCGGAAGGGTGCGAAGAGCAATTTGCAGATAACCGATCTGTGCGATCCCCCGAAGTTCGATGAGTCTGAAGGCCTCGGTGACAGGCTCGAAAG AGAATGGAGGAAGGAATTGAAGAGATCGAGCGACAAGTCGGAGAGTAAGCCAAGCTTGTTTCGAGCACTGTGTCGAGCATTCTGGGTTCCGTTCTCGCTGCAAGGAGCAATCATATTCTGCAAAGAGATGGTGGCTTGCATGATGGTGCCAGTGCTCCAGGGAAAGGTTATCAGCTACTTTGACCCTGGACAAAAATTGATGGATCGTCAACAGGCCCTGATATACGCTGGTCTCCTGGTCCTCCTAACTTTGGTCAACGTTTTGATCGATCATAATTACTATGCGCGAACGTTTGAACTGGGGATGCGATTCCGAGTTGCGTGTTCCGCCCTAATGTACCGCAAG GTTCTGCGCCTAAATCAGTCTGCATTCGGAAGGACGGCTGAAGGTCAAATCACGAATCTGATAAGTAATGACGTCGCCCGCTTCGACATTGTCTTGCCACTCCTTAATTTCATCTGGATCGTGCCAATGCAG GTATTGCTGTTGGGATACATGATGTGGCAATTCGTCGGTGAGGCTGCCCTGGTAGGAATCGGCGTAATGATCATGCAGACGATGCCTGTTCAAGGGTACTTAAGCCACATTGCTGGTATACTGAGGGCCAAAATTGCTGTCAAAACGGACGAAAGGGTGCAACTGATGAGTGAGCTCGTTTCCGGAATACAG GTGGTGAAAATGTACTCCTGGGAAAAACCCTTCCAGACATTGGTGTCTAAAACTCGAGCGTTGGAGATCAAGCTGATTCGTTATACGTCGTACTTGAACGGAATACTCATGGGCGTTACGGTGTTCTCTGACAGAGTAACACTATTCCTAACGCTTGTCACCTTTGTGCTAAGTGGCAATACCCTAAACGCTAAACTCACCTACACGTTAGCTACCCTATTTAATTTACTTCAACTGGCTTGCGCTTTTCGCTTCCCTATGGTTCTTATCATGATTGGAGAGACTCGTGTGACTTTGGAAAGAATAACG aaatttttactattgGACGAAGTGGAACCTTCAAAGGAATCTGAATTTTCGGCTGACAATGGCAGGCTGGCTaacgaaaaatatacaattaaTGAAACACGTCTACAAAATGGGAATAGAACCGAAATG GAGTCTCTACTGACCAACAGAATGGGATACGTAGAGAGCAGTGGTAAACTGATTATAGAAAAGACTAAAGTAGGTGAACAAATTGAACGTGGTGTTGAAATCGAAATGGTGAACGTCTTCGCAAACTGGGTCCATGATCAGCTGCCACCTACTTTACACGAAGTATCACTGAAAATAAAGCGTCACTCACTTTCTGTGCTTGTGGGGCCTGTAGGCTCGGGAAAATCATCTTTACTCCACCTTTTACTGGGTGAGATATCAGTCAGAGCTGGAGGACTGTCGTTATTTAGTGGCGAAAACACTGAGAAAACTGAAATCGGCAGACGGGACATTCAAATCTCTTACGCAAGTCAAAATCCTTGGATATTTCCCGCCACCATTCGCGAGAATATCATTTTCGGACAGTCGTACGACAAAAAGAGATATCAAAAG GTGACGGAAGTTTGCGCACTCGTCAGAGACTTCGCTCAGCTTCCTCAAGGCGACTTGAGTCAAGCTGGAGAGAGAGGAGTCTGTTTGTCAGGGGGCCAAAAAGCTCGGGTGAACCTGGCAAGAGCCCTTTACAGAGAAGCTGATCTCTACTTGCTTGACGATCCTTTAAGCGCGGTCGATTCTCACGTGGGTAATCACTTGTTCAAAGAGTGCATCCAAGAGTTTCTAAAAAACAAGACCCGAATTCTAGTTACTCATCAATTGCAATATCTTCGGCAAGCTGACACTGTCATAGTTCTGAATCGC GGCACCGTCAAGTGTCAGGGAACATATGAGGAGCTTGCTCAGATGAATCCCGATGTCCTGGCTTCGAAACAGTCGGAGGAATCCGACGAACCTAAACAAGTCAAAAACACTGATGAGGAGAACATGGAAGACGAG GAAATCACTTCGTCTGTGAATGATCAAGCTACGGAACTTTCTGAGAGCAAGGAGAATTTGGAGGATGTGGATGAGGAGGAAGTTGTGACAGGAAAAATAACGAGTGAAGTGTATAAGCGATACTTCTTGGCAGGTGGTAATCCATGCTCATTGATTTTTATAACGGCAACAATTATAATCGCGCAAGTGACCGCAAACACAAGTGATTACTGGTTGACCTACTGGACAAACCAGGATAGTCTAAGAAGTGTTGGCGATAATACAAGCTGCTCGAACCATACCAGGCATGATGATCAAGAGACCCAATGGTTTGACAAATACGGACTGCTGCGTAGAAATGTCGCGATTTATGTTTACACAGCGATAATTGTCACTTGcgttttctttctcttattACGCAGTATTTTTTGTGTCAGAGTGTGCATGAACGCCAGTTGCAACATACACGATTACATGTTCGAGAACCTTCTGCGGGCACCCATGAAATTCTTCAACGCCAATCCTTCTG GTAGAATTTTGAACCGATTTTCGAAGGATGTAGGCGTAATGGATGAACAAATCCCTAGAACCTTGATTGATGTGGTTCAGACTATTACTCTTACGATGGGTATCTTTACTATGGTAGCCATCATTAACCCGTGGACCATAATACCTGTGATAATATCAGGAGTAATTTTCTATGTCATCAGGATCTATTATCTCAGAACAGCTCGAGACATCAAGCGACTTGAAGGAGTAG TGAAAAGTCCTGTCTTTACTCACATCAAGTCTACTCTGGACGGACTGACGACCATTCGAAGCGGAGGTCCGATGGTGGGAGAAATGCTGCGTAAAGAATTTGATCAACTTCAAAACGTGCACTCAGGTGCCTGGTATCTCATCATTATCGCATCTTCTGCCTTTGGTCTTGTCCTCGATCTTGTTTCTTCCAGCTACATGGCTTTCGTTTGTTTCGCCTTCATTCTGATAGACAATG GAAATATTCTCGGAGGGTCTGTAGGCCTGGCCATATCCCAAAGTCTTACGCTGAACGGAATGGTTCAGTGGGGAATCAGAAGGAGTACGGAACTAGTATCGCAAATGGTCTCAGTCGAGAGACTACTTCAATACACGGACATACCCAAAGAGGGACCTTTCACGACTGACAAGCCTCCTCCGACCACTTGGCCTTCTAATGGCGGTTTAGTCTTCAAGGGTGTTTCTATGAAATATGCTGAAGACAAGCCTCCGGTCCTAAGG GATCTGACAGTGACCATAGAGCCTGGCTGGAAGATTGGCATAGTCGGCAGAACTGGTGCAGGAAAATCTTCGCTCGTCTCAGCGCTCTTCCGTTTGAACGGAGATGGACTGGACGGTGAAATACTGTTGGACGGAATAAATACGAAGTCGATAGGACTGCACGAGCTGCGCCCCCACATCTCAGTCATCCCTCAGGAGCCAATATTGTTCTCGGCAAGTCTTCGGTACAACTTGGACCCCTTTAATGAATATTCGGACGACGAGCTGTGGGACAGTCTTCGAGAAGTGGAACTTGGAGATACGGTGCAATCTCTTGACTTCAAAGTTGCTGAGGGTGGATCTAACTTCAGTGTTGGACAACGCCAGCTTATCTGCTTGGCCAGAGCGATCATCAGAAATAAACAGCTGCTCGTACTCGATGAAGCAACAGCCAACATTGACCGCAG CACTGACGCGCTGATTCAAAATACCATAAAACGAAAATTCGCCCATTGCACGGTCCTGACGATAGCGCATAGATTGAACACGATTATGGACAGTGACAGAGTTTTGGTCATGGAGGAAGGCTGTATTGTT GAATTTGGTCCTCCGCATTTACTGTTGAAAAATCACAATGGCCAGTTTTTCCAAATGCTCCAACAAACAGGAACGGCGACAGCGGCTAAACTTTCCCAAACTGCTGAAAGATCGTATTTCTTGAATTCCAAGTGTAAGAAAGTAATGGAAAGATGA